In one Bosea sp. RAC05 genomic region, the following are encoded:
- a CDS encoding type II toxin-antitoxin system RelE/ParE family toxin: MQTVLLTSVFERQAKAAGLGDDEIQDVAVAIASNPLGGALMVGTGGARKLRHAGRGEGKSGGYRTIHYFGGDDVPIFLLALIDKGKRANLTQAERNDLARTLPKIADAYRQATKSGDR; encoded by the coding sequence ATGCAGACCGTGCTGCTGACCTCGGTTTTCGAACGGCAGGCCAAGGCGGCTGGTCTGGGCGACGACGAGATACAGGATGTCGCGGTCGCGATTGCCAGCAATCCTCTCGGGGGTGCCCTAATGGTCGGGACCGGCGGCGCACGAAAGCTGCGCCATGCCGGCCGGGGTGAAGGAAAGAGCGGCGGCTACCGCACGATTCACTACTTCGGCGGCGACGACGTTCCGATCTTCCTTCTGGCGCTGATCGACAAGGGCAAGCGGGCCAATCTGACCCAGGCCGAGCGCAATGACCTTGCCCGGACACTGCCGAAAATCGCCGATGCCTACCGGCAGGCGACCAAGTCAGGAGATCGTTGA
- a CDS encoding 2Fe-2S iron-sulfur cluster-binding protein — translation MPQVTFIDAHGESRTVEGEAGATVMEVAIRNGVPGIEAECGGACACATCHVYVDEAWTAKTGRPEPMEEDMLDFAFEVKPTSRLSCQIKLRDDLDGLVVRTPSRQG, via the coding sequence ATGCCGCAGGTCACCTTCATCGACGCGCACGGAGAGAGCCGGACGGTCGAGGGCGAAGCCGGGGCCACGGTGATGGAAGTCGCCATCCGCAACGGCGTGCCGGGCATCGAGGCCGAGTGCGGTGGCGCCTGCGCCTGCGCGACCTGCCATGTCTATGTCGACGAGGCCTGGACGGCGAAGACAGGCCGTCCCGAGCCGATGGAGGAGGACATGCTCGACTTCGCCTTCGAGGTGAAGCCGACCTCGCGCCTCTCCTGCCAGATCAAGCTGCGCGACGACCTCGACGGCCTCGTCGTCCGCACCCCGTCGCGCCAGGGCTGA
- a CDS encoding ABC transporter substrate-binding protein: protein MTMTKYRLTRRGALGLIGGSALVAVPGARVSAQTLDKVSYQTNWRAQAEHGGFYLAAANGIYKKYGIDAEIRPGGPQQNPSQLLLGGRVDMIMSNSFEAIRYAQENIPFLCIASIFQKDPQVIISHPGVGNDSLAALKGKPILVGAAGRTSYWPFLKAKFGYTDEQIRPYTFNMAPFLADKTISQQGFLSSEPFAIQKQGGVTPVVHLIADAGFENYNTTINISRKMVDEKKDLVQRFVTATLEGWAAYMKGQNVAAANAQILKDNPDMDQEKIDYAVKVMNANGIVLSGDATTLGIGAMTDARWGSFYKTMTDVGVFPAGIDLKKAYSLEFINKGVGKA, encoded by the coding sequence ATGACGATGACGAAGTACCGCCTGACGCGCCGTGGTGCGCTGGGCCTGATCGGTGGATCGGCGCTGGTCGCCGTGCCCGGAGCGCGGGTGAGCGCGCAGACGCTCGACAAGGTGTCCTACCAGACCAACTGGCGCGCCCAGGCGGAGCATGGCGGCTTCTACCTCGCCGCCGCCAACGGCATCTACAAGAAGTACGGCATCGACGCCGAGATCCGCCCCGGCGGCCCGCAGCAGAACCCCTCGCAGCTCCTGCTCGGCGGCCGCGTCGACATGATCATGTCGAACTCCTTCGAGGCCATCCGCTATGCGCAGGAGAACATTCCCTTCCTCTGCATCGCCTCGATCTTCCAGAAGGATCCGCAGGTCATCATCTCGCATCCGGGCGTCGGCAACGACTCGCTCGCCGCGCTGAAGGGCAAGCCGATCCTGGTCGGCGCCGCCGGCCGCACCAGCTACTGGCCCTTCCTGAAGGCGAAGTTCGGCTACACCGACGAGCAGATCCGGCCCTACACCTTCAACATGGCGCCGTTCCTGGCCGACAAGACGATCTCGCAGCAGGGCTTCCTGTCGTCGGAGCCCTTCGCCATCCAGAAGCAGGGCGGGGTCACGCCGGTGGTGCATCTCATCGCCGATGCCGGCTTCGAGAACTACAACACGACGATCAACATCTCTCGCAAGATGGTCGACGAGAAGAAGGACCTGGTCCAGCGCTTCGTCACCGCCACGCTGGAGGGCTGGGCCGCCTACATGAAGGGGCAGAACGTCGCCGCCGCCAACGCGCAGATCCTGAAGGACAATCCCGACATGGATCAGGAGAAGATCGACTACGCGGTCAAGGTGATGAACGCCAACGGCATCGTGCTCTCGGGCGATGCGACGACGCTCGGCATCGGCGCCATGACCGATGCGCGCTGGGGCTCGTTCTACAAGACGATGACGGATGTGGGCGTGTTCCCCGCCGGCATCGACCTGAAGAAGGCCTACAGCCTGGAGTTCATCAACAAGGGCGTCGGCAAGGCGTAA
- a CDS encoding ABC transporter permease: MSMPSIEAPAPAHGGTDSDARPVFFTEPRLLGLPASAWPRILAPIAIGVFSLALWEFAVRWNGIPAYILPGPLLIGQTLVSDWGTLSGSLWITLKITFLALAAAVIVGVTLAVLFTQSKWLEMSLLPYAVILQVTPIVAIAPLIIIWAGDINLALLICAWIVAFFPILSNTILGLNSADHNLVNLFQLYGASRWQTMRYLKLPAALPYFLAGLKISGGLALIGAVVAEFVAGTGGSASGLAYRILEAGYQLKIPRVFAALLMISLSGIAIFLCTSWISHMLLRRWHESALKREN, encoded by the coding sequence ATGAGCATGCCATCGATCGAAGCTCCGGCCCCCGCCCATGGCGGCACCGACTCCGACGCGCGCCCGGTCTTCTTCACCGAGCCGCGCCTGCTGGGCCTGCCGGCCAGCGCCTGGCCGCGCATCCTCGCGCCGATCGCGATCGGCGTGTTCTCGCTGGCGCTCTGGGAGTTCGCTGTCCGCTGGAACGGCATCCCGGCCTATATCCTGCCCGGGCCGCTCCTGATCGGCCAGACCCTCGTCTCCGACTGGGGCACGCTGTCGGGCTCGCTCTGGATCACGCTGAAGATCACCTTCTTGGCGCTCGCCGCGGCGGTCATCGTCGGCGTCACGCTGGCCGTGCTGTTCACCCAGTCGAAATGGCTGGAGATGTCGCTGCTGCCCTATGCGGTGATCCTGCAGGTGACGCCGATCGTCGCGATCGCGCCGCTGATCATCATCTGGGCCGGGGACATCAATCTCGCGCTGCTGATCTGCGCCTGGATCGTCGCGTTCTTCCCGATCCTGTCGAACACGATCCTCGGCCTGAATTCGGCCGACCACAACCTCGTCAACCTGTTCCAACTCTATGGCGCGAGCCGCTGGCAGACGATGCGCTATCTCAAGCTGCCGGCCGCCTTGCCCTATTTCCTGGCCGGCCTGAAGATCTCCGGCGGGCTCGCGCTGATCGGCGCGGTTGTCGCGGAGTTCGTCGCCGGCACCGGCGGCAGCGCCTCGGGGCTGGCCTATCGCATCCTCGAGGCCGGCTATCAGCTCAAGATCCCGCGCGTCTTTGCCGCCTTGCTGATGATCTCGCTTTCGGGCATCGCGATCTTCCTTTGCACGAGCTGGATTTCGCACATGCTGCTGCGGCGCTGGCACGAGAGCGCCCTGAAGCGGGAGAACTGA
- a CDS encoding creatininase family protein, translating into MGARFWGDLKTTDFARLSAEGTVAVLPLAAIEQHGPHLPVSVDTTIMNAMLAEAMPLVPAGLDVLVLPTLAICKSNEHLHSPGTLTLSWESATQSWIEIGESVRRAGLRKLVILTSHGGNIDPMKVVARELRVRHGMLAVTTAWRAFGLPPGLFADLDANHGIHAGDIETSLMLHFRPDLVDMGQAAAFNPLTVDMAAEGYSWLRPTGLHAMAWMAQDVHPSGAAGDASLATAEKGKATAAFQAKGFVELLADVARFPLERLHKGAG; encoded by the coding sequence ATGGGCGCGCGCTTCTGGGGCGATCTGAAGACCACCGATTTCGCCCGGCTTTCGGCGGAGGGCACCGTTGCGGTGCTGCCGCTGGCGGCAATCGAGCAGCATGGGCCGCATCTGCCGGTGTCGGTCGACACCACGATCATGAACGCGATGCTCGCGGAAGCGATGCCGCTGGTGCCGGCCGGGCTCGACGTGCTCGTGCTGCCGACGCTGGCGATCTGTAAGTCGAACGAGCACCTGCATTCGCCGGGCACGCTGACGCTCTCCTGGGAGAGCGCGACGCAGAGCTGGATCGAGATCGGCGAGAGCGTCCGGCGCGCGGGCCTGCGCAAGCTGGTGATCCTGACCTCGCATGGCGGCAATATCGACCCGATGAAGGTGGTGGCGCGGGAGTTGCGCGTGCGGCACGGCATGCTCGCGGTGACGACGGCCTGGCGCGCGTTCGGCCTGCCGCCGGGCCTCTTCGCCGATCTCGACGCCAATCACGGCATCCATGCCGGCGACATCGAGACCTCGCTGATGCTCCATTTCCGGCCGGACCTGGTCGATATGGGCCAGGCCGCCGCCTTCAACCCGCTGACGGTCGATATGGCGGCCGAGGGCTACAGCTGGCTGCGGCCGACCGGCCTGCACGCGATGGCCTGGATGGCGCAGGACGTCCACCCTTCCGGCGCCGCGGGCGATGCCTCGCTCGCCACGGCCGAGAAGGGCAAGGCGACGGCCGCCTTCCAGGCGAAAGGCTTCGTCGAATTGCTGGCGGATGTGGCGCGGTTTCCGCTGGAGCGGCTGCACAAGGGGGCCGGCTAG
- a CDS encoding MlaE family ABC transporter permease, producing the protein MAIPDTAEPQAVFRDDAGTLAVTLAGSWSADRAPRIETLVKEIAERVSRSARARLDLSAVERLDTLGAYVLNRVKYDRESAGAAVEIVSKRPEHGVLLAEIEIHDREQPVSSRQFRIVDILVRIGAAVVRFGRDMVAGSMFLGEVVVASASVVLGPRKFRGPSMVNQIELIAFNGAPIIMLISFLVGCIVAQQGIFQLQQFGATAFVVNLTGILILRELAVLLTSIMIAGRSGSAITAEIGSMKMREEVDALRVMGLDPIEVLVVPRILALVVSLPILTFISAMSGLTGAALVSWLYGGIGIDTFLARLQSVITWKHFFVGLVKAPFMAFVIGLIASMEGLAVKGSAESLGRQVTASVVKAIFMVIVVDALFAMFFSSIAM; encoded by the coding sequence ATGGCGATCCCTGATACGGCCGAACCCCAGGCGGTCTTCCGCGACGATGCCGGGACCCTTGCCGTGACGCTGGCCGGGTCCTGGAGCGCTGATCGCGCCCCGCGAATCGAGACCCTCGTGAAGGAGATCGCCGAGCGCGTCAGCCGGTCGGCGCGGGCGCGGCTGGATCTCTCCGCAGTGGAGCGGCTCGATACGCTCGGCGCCTATGTGCTGAACCGCGTCAAGTACGACCGCGAGAGCGCAGGCGCCGCCGTCGAGATCGTCAGCAAGCGACCCGAGCACGGCGTGCTGCTGGCCGAGATCGAGATTCACGATCGCGAGCAGCCCGTCTCCAGCCGTCAGTTCCGGATCGTCGACATCCTCGTCAGGATCGGCGCGGCCGTCGTGCGCTTCGGTCGCGACATGGTCGCGGGGTCGATGTTCCTCGGCGAGGTCGTCGTCGCCTCCGCCAGCGTCGTGCTGGGGCCGCGCAAGTTCCGCGGGCCCTCGATGGTCAACCAGATCGAGCTGATCGCCTTCAACGGCGCGCCGATCATCATGCTGATCTCGTTTCTCGTCGGCTGCATCGTCGCCCAGCAGGGCATTTTCCAGCTGCAGCAATTCGGCGCGACCGCCTTCGTGGTGAATCTGACGGGCATCCTGATCCTGCGTGAACTGGCGGTGCTGCTGACCTCGATCATGATCGCCGGCCGCTCCGGCTCGGCCATCACGGCCGAGATCGGCTCGATGAAGATGCGCGAGGAGGTCGACGCGCTGCGGGTGATGGGCCTTGACCCGATCGAGGTGCTCGTCGTCCCGCGGATTCTGGCTCTGGTCGTCTCGCTTCCGATCCTGACCTTCATCTCCGCCATGTCGGGGCTGACGGGTGCCGCGCTGGTCTCCTGGCTCTATGGCGGCATCGGGATCGACACCTTCCTGGCCAGGCTGCAGTCCGTCATCACCTGGAAGCACTTCTTCGTCGGCCTGGTGAAGGCGCCGTTCATGGCCTTCGTCATCGGGCTGATCGCCTCGATGGAGGGGCTGGCGGTCAAGGGCTCGGCCGAGTCGCTCGGCCGCCAGGTCACGGCCTCGGTGGTGAAGGCGATCTTCATGGTGATCGTCGTCGATGCGCTTTTCGCCATGTTCTTCTCATCCATCGCCATGTGA
- a CDS encoding ABC transporter ATP-binding protein: MDGLDLDVMRGEILGFVGGSGQGKSVLTRTILGLVQKARGTIEVFGEDVDTLSTVQRRALERRFGVMFQQGALFSALSVKQNIQLPMREYLELSPALLDDMAMVKLDLVGLPPDAADKSPSELSGGMIKRAALARALALDPDIVFLDEPTSGLDPIGAAEFDDLIVTLKQTLGLTVFMVTHDLDSLYSACDRIGALADKRVIAVGPLATMLASDHPWLKAYFGGERARARMPSEHREHAV; encoded by the coding sequence ATGGACGGGCTCGACCTCGATGTGATGCGCGGCGAGATCCTCGGCTTCGTCGGCGGCTCGGGGCAGGGCAAGTCGGTGCTGACCCGCACGATCCTTGGCCTCGTGCAGAAGGCGCGCGGGACGATCGAGGTCTTCGGCGAGGACGTCGACACGCTCAGCACCGTTCAGCGCCGCGCCCTCGAGCGCCGCTTCGGGGTGATGTTCCAGCAGGGTGCGCTGTTCTCGGCGCTCAGCGTCAAGCAGAATATCCAGCTGCCGATGCGCGAATATCTGGAGCTGTCGCCGGCGCTCCTCGACGACATGGCGATGGTCAAGCTCGATCTCGTCGGCCTGCCGCCGGACGCGGCCGACAAGTCGCCCTCGGAACTGTCGGGCGGCATGATCAAGCGCGCCGCGCTGGCCCGCGCGCTCGCGCTCGACCCCGACATCGTCTTCCTCGACGAGCCCACCTCGGGCCTCGATCCGATCGGAGCGGCCGAGTTCGACGACCTCATCGTCACGCTGAAGCAGACTTTGGGGCTGACCGTGTTCATGGTAACCCACGATCTCGACAGTCTCTATTCCGCCTGCGATCGAATCGGCGCCCTGGCGGACAAGCGCGTCATCGCCGTCGGCCCCCTGGCCACGATGCTGGCATCCGACCATCCATGGCTCAAAGCCTATTTCGGCGGCGAGCGGGCCAGGGCCCGCATGCCGTCGGAGCACCGGGAACACGCAGTCTAG
- the nadS gene encoding NadS family protein, which produces MPTFGQDLVASATEAVAIARGDKEPAKTITVETVDVAAIRKKLGLSQEAFARKFGLSPATLRDWEQGRRSPDRTARALLKVIDHAPDTVERAQKGA; this is translated from the coding sequence ATGCCGACATTCGGACAGGACCTGGTCGCGAGCGCGACCGAAGCGGTGGCGATCGCGCGAGGCGACAAGGAGCCCGCCAAGACAATCACCGTCGAGACTGTCGATGTTGCTGCCATTCGCAAGAAGCTGGGCCTCTCCCAGGAGGCCTTTGCCCGCAAGTTCGGCCTGAGCCCGGCGACCTTGCGCGATTGGGAGCAGGGACGCCGCAGCCCGGACAGGACCGCCCGCGCGCTGCTCAAGGTCATCGACCACGCTCCCGACACCGTCGAGCGAGCGCAGAAGGGCGCTTGA
- a CDS encoding ABC transporter ATP-binding protein has product MDTASLSTPHAVRPEGRKPLVCVRHVSKQFGNGTLAVRDVNLSLGEGEFVSLLGPSGCGKSTLLRMIAGLGAPSSGTIEWPTTVHDASGEPQRDLGFVFQDPTLMPWATALANVMMPLTLKGVRTSEARERAAAMLALVGLSGFEKSYPRELSGGMKMRVSIARGLVLRPKILLMDEPFAALDEITRHRLNDDLLELWWKEKFTAVFVTHSVFESVYLSKRIVVMAARPGRVMADLDVDAPYPRDDLFRTSPEYAHLCRVVSGKLKEAIGS; this is encoded by the coding sequence TTGGACACGGCCTCTCTGAGCACTCCCCATGCCGTTCGCCCGGAGGGTCGCAAGCCCCTGGTCTGCGTGCGCCATGTCTCCAAGCAGTTCGGCAACGGCACGCTCGCCGTGCGCGACGTCAATCTGAGCCTGGGGGAGGGCGAGTTCGTCAGCCTGCTCGGTCCCTCCGGTTGCGGAAAGTCGACGCTGCTGCGGATGATCGCGGGCCTCGGCGCGCCCTCCAGTGGGACGATCGAGTGGCCGACCACGGTTCATGACGCATCGGGCGAGCCGCAGCGGGATCTCGGATTTGTCTTCCAGGACCCGACGCTGATGCCCTGGGCGACGGCGCTCGCCAACGTGATGATGCCGCTGACCCTGAAGGGGGTGCGCACCAGCGAGGCGCGCGAGCGGGCGGCGGCGATGCTGGCCCTGGTCGGCCTCTCCGGCTTCGAGAAGTCCTATCCCCGCGAACTCTCCGGCGGCATGAAGATGCGCGTCTCGATCGCGCGCGGGCTGGTGCTGCGGCCGAAGATCCTGCTGATGGACGAGCCCTTCGCCGCGCTCGACGAAATCACCCGCCACCGCCTGAACGACGATCTGCTCGAGCTGTGGTGGAAGGAGAAGTTCACCGCGGTCTTCGTCACCCATTCGGTGTTCGAATCCGTCTATCTCTCGAAGCGCATCGTGGTGATGGCGGCGAGACCCGGCCGCGTCATGGCCGATCTCGACGTCGACGCACCCTATCCGCGCGACGACCTCTTCCGCACCTCGCCGGAATACGCCCATCTCTGCCGGGTGGTCTCGGGCAAGCTCAAGGAGGCGATCGGCTCATGA
- a CDS encoding MlaD family protein has product MESRANYALVGLFTLAVLAAVFGFVYWFNSGNAGGRQDVRVIFSGTVTGLGRGSNVLFNGLRVGEVTRIELQPNDPSRINAVISVDANTPLRVDTRARLETVGLATGIVAVQLVGGDPKSLPLKPPEGQTLPVIVADRSELQDIVETVRNIAAKADATLSGLNNLVKDNAGSIGNTVRNVERFSAALGDNADGVDKLMKSFGSIAETIAPLSEKLGVLSQELTDIVRSVDQKKVTEIIGNIDRFTAALGGSSGDVGKAVKDVASITEKLNKAADQVEGVLVSAQAFLNTAAGKDGRSAFSEVSDAAKSIRVLADNLDKRTAEITSGISRFTGPGLRDIEALASDGRRTLTDLNRTLRSLERNPQQFIFGGKPPLPQYGGSR; this is encoded by the coding sequence ATGGAATCACGTGCAAACTATGCGCTCGTCGGGTTGTTCACGCTGGCGGTCCTCGCTGCGGTGTTCGGCTTCGTCTACTGGTTCAACAGCGGCAATGCCGGCGGGCGGCAGGACGTGCGCGTCATCTTCAGCGGCACGGTGACCGGCCTCGGCCGCGGCTCCAACGTGCTGTTCAACGGGCTGCGCGTCGGCGAGGTCACGCGCATCGAGCTGCAGCCCAACGATCCCAGCCGCATCAACGCGGTGATTTCCGTGGACGCGAACACGCCCCTGCGCGTGGACACACGGGCGCGGCTGGAGACGGTCGGCCTCGCGACCGGCATCGTCGCTGTTCAGCTCGTCGGCGGCGACCCGAAGTCGCTGCCGCTCAAGCCGCCGGAAGGGCAGACCCTGCCGGTGATCGTCGCCGACCGCTCCGAGCTGCAGGACATCGTCGAGACCGTGCGCAACATCGCCGCCAAGGCGGATGCCACGCTCAGTGGGCTCAACAATCTCGTGAAGGACAATGCCGGCTCGATCGGCAACACGGTCAGGAACGTCGAGCGCTTCTCGGCCGCGCTCGGGGATAATGCCGACGGCGTCGACAAGCTGATGAAGAGCTTCGGCAGCATCGCCGAGACGATCGCGCCCCTCTCCGAGAAGCTCGGCGTCCTCAGCCAGGAACTCACCGACATCGTCCGTTCGGTCGACCAGAAGAAGGTCACCGAGATCATCGGCAATATCGACCGGTTCACCGCGGCGCTCGGCGGCTCCAGCGGCGATGTCGGCAAGGCGGTCAAGGACGTCGCCTCGATCACCGAAAAACTCAACAAGGCGGCCGACCAGGTCGAGGGCGTACTGGTCAGCGCGCAGGCCTTCCTCAACACCGCCGCGGGCAAGGACGGGCGCAGCGCCTTCTCCGAGGTCAGCGACGCCGCCAAGTCGATCCGTGTGCTCGCCGACAACCTCGACAAGCGCACGGCCGAGATCACCAGCGGCATCAGCCGCTTCACCGGGCCGGGGCTGCGCGACATCGAGGCGCTGGCCAGCGATGGCCGTCGCACGCTGACGGATCTCAATCGCACCCTGCGGAGTTTGGAGCGTAACCCGCAGCAGTTCATCTTCGGCGGCAAGCCCCCGCTCCCGCAATATGGTGGATCCCGCTAG
- a CDS encoding FAD-binding oxidoreductase: MSALPERQPRPERVSRYDIAALKEDLAGIALIDETQVVRKRSRDFFWYSPILNQQLADKSADIIATPRDEAEVVRIAAACARRRIPLTVRAAGTGNYGQAVPLEGGVLLDITGLTGIEWQKPGIARIAAGARMLDVDIALRETGFEQRMHPSTKRSATVGGFVAGGSGGVGSVTYGGLREPGNILAARIVTVEEEPRIIELRDDAAQKVNRAYGTTGIITALEMPLAPAWPWIDVIVAFDSYMDAFETGYEVALADGIVKKLVTPISSVITPYFGALKAHCPEGKSILICMIAEGSLGPFKAIVGKRGAVTYEAPSEEGPGTVPLYEYTWNHTTLQWLKSDRSITYLQCLFPHDRLVESARETIAAFGDELLPHHEFIRFGGKVTASALPILRYSTPERLNAVIAQHEASGVFIANPHVVSLEEGSRHKRADADQLGFKGEVDPQGLLNPGKMASFVPAGQAK, encoded by the coding sequence ATGAGCGCACTGCCCGAACGCCAGCCGAGGCCCGAGCGGGTCTCGCGCTACGACATCGCCGCGCTGAAGGAGGATCTCGCCGGCATCGCGCTGATCGACGAGACGCAGGTCGTCCGCAAGCGCTCGCGCGACTTCTTCTGGTACTCGCCGATCCTGAACCAGCAGCTGGCGGACAAGTCCGCCGACATCATCGCCACGCCCCGCGACGAGGCGGAGGTCGTGCGGATCGCGGCCGCCTGCGCGCGTCGACGCATTCCGCTGACGGTACGCGCCGCCGGAACCGGCAATTACGGCCAGGCCGTCCCGCTCGAGGGCGGCGTCCTGCTCGACATCACCGGCCTGACCGGCATCGAATGGCAGAAGCCCGGCATCGCCCGCATCGCCGCCGGCGCCCGCATGCTGGATGTCGACATCGCGCTGCGCGAAACCGGCTTCGAGCAGCGCATGCATCCCTCGACCAAGCGCAGCGCGACCGTCGGTGGTTTCGTCGCGGGCGGCTCGGGCGGGGTCGGCTCGGTGACCTATGGCGGCCTGCGCGAACCCGGCAACATCCTGGCCGCGCGCATCGTCACGGTCGAGGAAGAACCGCGCATCATCGAATTGCGCGACGACGCCGCCCAGAAGGTCAACCGCGCCTATGGCACGACCGGCATCATCACGGCGCTGGAAATGCCGCTCGCGCCGGCCTGGCCCTGGATCGACGTCATCGTCGCCTTCGACAGCTACATGGACGCCTTCGAGACGGGCTACGAGGTCGCCCTCGCGGACGGCATCGTCAAGAAGCTGGTGACGCCGATCTCGTCGGTGATCACGCCTTATTTCGGGGCGCTCAAGGCCCATTGTCCTGAGGGCAAGAGCATCCTGATCTGCATGATCGCCGAAGGCTCGCTCGGCCCGTTCAAGGCCATCGTCGGCAAGCGCGGCGCGGTGACATACGAGGCGCCCTCGGAGGAGGGGCCCGGCACCGTGCCGCTCTACGAATACACCTGGAACCACACCACGCTGCAGTGGCTGAAGAGCGACCGCTCCATCACCTATCTCCAGTGCCTCTTCCCGCATGATCGGCTGGTCGAGAGCGCGCGCGAGACGATCGCCGCCTTCGGCGACGAGCTTCTACCGCATCACGAGTTCATCCGCTTCGGCGGCAAGGTGACGGCGAGCGCGCTGCCGATCCTGCGCTACTCGACACCGGAGCGGCTCAACGCGGTCATCGCCCAGCATGAGGCGTCCGGCGTCTTCATCGCCAACCCCCATGTCGTCTCGCTGGAGGAGGGCAGCCGCCACAAGCGGGCCGATGCCGACCAGCTCGGCTTCAAGGGCGAGGTCGACCCGCAGGGCCTGCTGAACCCGGGCAAGATGGCGAGCTTCGTGCCCGCCGGTCAGGCGAAATAG
- a CDS encoding ABC-type transport auxiliary lipoprotein family protein yields MSIPIQSSPIMPRRLRAAALTLTAALLLAGCGGGSAPTTFDLTAPRDFGRVGASRATLVVQEPTTVQALDSDRVIVRDSSGALSFVGGAQWADRVPKLVQVRLIQTFENGGRVGSVARPGDRITPEAQLLTDIRSFNIDAASGTAVVEITAKLVGDRSGEVRRARLFTARVPAGAVDGPAAAQALDRALSQVLIEIVRWAR; encoded by the coding sequence ATGTCGATCCCGATTCAGTCGTCTCCCATCATGCCCCGCCGCCTGCGTGCCGCAGCGCTCACGCTCACGGCGGCCTTGCTGCTGGCGGGATGTGGCGGCGGCAGCGCCCCCACGACCTTCGACCTGACGGCGCCGCGCGATTTCGGGCGCGTCGGCGCTTCGCGCGCCACCCTGGTGGTGCAGGAGCCGACGACGGTCCAGGCGCTCGATTCCGACCGCGTCATCGTCCGCGATTCCAGCGGCGCGCTGTCCTTCGTCGGTGGCGCGCAATGGGCCGACCGCGTGCCCAAGCTGGTCCAGGTCCGCCTCATCCAGACCTTCGAGAACGGCGGGCGCGTCGGCTCGGTCGCGCGCCCGGGCGACCGCATCACGCCCGAGGCGCAACTGCTCACCGACATCCGCAGCTTCAACATCGACGCCGCCAGCGGCACCGCCGTCGTGGAGATCACGGCCAAGCTGGTCGGCGACCGCAGCGGCGAGGTCCGCCGTGCCCGGCTCTTCACCGCCCGCGTTCCAGCCGGTGCCGTCGACGGTCCCGCCGCCGCCCAGGCGCTCGACCGCGCCCTGTCCCAGGTCCTGATCGAGATCGTGCGCTGGGCGCGCTGA